In Cherax quadricarinatus isolate ZL_2023a chromosome 15, ASM3850222v1, whole genome shotgun sequence, the following proteins share a genomic window:
- the LOC128691976 gene encoding titin isoform X1, with the protein MFWSRRRPLKSFGSQPHNCICKSSFPVLDEKKLQSNACGETSVLVAEENVSTAKYGSQAQEADTSRISQIKENLVDVRKAELKEGDSVFPMQDIFCASDSSKVKSGGNIELNITDDNSFDYCLLQCQSCDSYFVDRLSLTKHLQSCDTSKMCRKCFLIFENHSQLAFHLHTKKHNVKIQHTSVYVSFSELQQLRAEGRVKVKKTEDIHKIKKRQTLCKTDKLSGICHNLKISDSENKSAKSAMIMTSQRKKDNLSILMNPSNTSLKAVDNISQNSDVKVYPPSETAEEFLISPRAQVTAEECYKVPISSSETKEAKRRDELLDAPAPVESTEEPKLLGNSFLKQSHVKQSRSLDQSSSSNADVMKSAEKSSVNGRSLAVILCNKCKMYFLCRKSINKHNSKCILKKNSCLVCRRVFSSSYLLNQHISSARHIASYLTTSFVSRQKLEHLIHRRRVYKDDINMYTFNSAKTFRKIVSPSKGKGSKTKCCTVEAQNSKAESSKVLLEKNTDFQLNLEEMIVVDQYVNISFLNKKSTNEDNISSSLREELKEINNLQHVKNANSKLLQEDVTCKLVQEKDAANKLMQEKDPVGKLVQEKDAANKLMQEKDPVGKLVQEKGTASKLVQEKGTASKLVQEKGTASKLVQEKDAASKLVQEKSTASKLVPEKGAATKLVQEKGVTSQLMPKIDAAHMTVAGKGDTSTPVQKIMTSTVVQEKRMTSIPVQEKTTHTPVQEKTTSTPVPEKTVTSTPMSEKVTSTPVQEKITSISAQKTTSRQVKEKMCTLMQEKTQTHTPLKLKMTSTPVQEKKTTSTPVQEKKTTSTPVQEKKTTSTPVQEKKTTSTPVQEKKTTSTPVQEKKTTSTPIHKKTTLGTPVQEKKTLGTPVQEKKTLDTPVQEKKTLDTPVREKGTSIPVQEKMTSTLAQEKKTTSTPVQEKKAVGTPVQEKGTSMPVQEKMTSTPVQEKKTLGTPVQEEPTLGSPVQEKTTRNTPVQEKTTRNTPVQEKGTSLPVQEKMTSTLVQEKKTTSTPVQEKKTLDLPVQEKTTLGTPVQEKKTTSTPVQEKKTLGTPVQEKKTTSTPVQENKTLGTPVQEKGTSIPVQEKMTSTLVQEKKTTSTPVQEKASTSVQKKITITPVPEKIISTPVQEKIISTPVLEKIISTPVQEKITSTPVQEKTNTSVQKKKTTSKPLQEKSTGTPLQEMMTSTLVQDKIPSTLVEKKASTLVQENTSSKLASKDELAVICTENSQDISEIVKKKNLAGKDKKNTGKLVKDNSVISKIIQDKSNTINVVPDKSDTIKVIPNKSDTIKPVPNKSYAIKLVPNKSYAIKLVPSKSYAIKLVPDQCDTIKPVPNKSDTIKQVPNKSDTIKLVPDKSDTIKLVPDKSDTIKLVPDKSDTIKLVPDKSDTIKLVPDKSDTIKLVPDKSDTIKLVPDKSDTIKLVPDKNNTSKLVQDKFYLKKLIQVISDPGKSVQDKHSPGKPEKEKNVTSQLIQSKHGCSELLQNNQDPSKLLNVSHNVDLGSIAGTSANLMPLGINDVTKTNETQEYVTNIHSSKKSGIKRKKTFNCPMPKSKKIEKEQKYLPVAHRSPSKRRSVRLEKVTNDCPGCSEPIDFTTFILNTVTYELSFWCRKCAWDIMFLDFIGPIKS; encoded by the coding sequence GTGGTGAGACTTCAGTATTAGTAGCTGAGGAAAATGTAAGCACTGCAAAGTATGGAAGTCAAGCTCAGGAGGCAGATACCAGTAGAATTTCTCAAATAAAGGAGAATTTGGTGGATGTTAGGAAAGCTGAGCTTAAGGAAGGTGATTCAGTTTTCCCTATGCAAGACATATTTTGTGCCAGTGATTCCAGCAAGGTTAaaagtggtggtaatattgaaCTTAATATCACTGATGACAACAGTTTTGATTACTGTTTACTCCAGTGTCAGTCATGCGATTCATACTTTGTTGATAGATTAAGCTTAACAAAACATTTACAGTCTTGTGATACAAGTAAAATGTGTAGGAAATGTTTCTTGATCTTTGAAAATCATTCTCAGCTTGCCTTTCACTTGCACACCAAGAAGCATAACGTCAAAATCCAACATACATCAGTTTATGTGTCCTTTTCAGAATTACAGCAGCTGAGGGCAGAGGGTCGAGTTAAAGTGAAAAAAACTGAAGACattcataaaataaaaaaaagacagACATTGTGCAAAACAGATAAATTATCAGGAATATGTCATAACTTAAAGATTTCAGATTCAGAAAACAAAAGTGCAAAATCTGCTATGATAATGACTTCGCAAAGAAAGAAAGATAATCTTTCAATATTAATGAACCCCTCAAATACTTCACTGAAAGCTGTTGATAATATATCACAGAATTCTGATGTGAAAGTTTATCCTCCTTCGGAGACAGCAGAGGAATTCTTAATATCACCGAGGGCTCAAGTAACTGCTGAAGAGTGTTACAAGGTTCCAATCTCAAGTTCAGAAACAAAAGAAGCCAAGAGAAGGGATGAGTTGTTGGATGCCCCAGCCCCAGTAGAGTCCACTGAAGagcctaaattattgggaaattCATTTCTAAAACAGAGCCATGTAAAACAAAGCCGATCACTTGAtcaaagcagcagcagtaatgcaGATGTAATGAAAAGTGCAGAAAAGTCATCTGTCAATGGTAGAAGTCTTGCTGTTATATTGTGTAACAAGTGCAAGATGTACTTTTTATGCAGGAAAAGTATAAATAAGCATAATTCCAAATGTATATTAAAGAAAAATTCTTGTTTAGTTTGTAGAAGAGTTTTTAGTTCCAGTTACCTTCTTAATCAGCATATTTCAAGTGCTAGGCATATTGCCTCGTATCTCACTACTTCCTTTGTATCTCGGCAAAAACTGGAGCATTTGATTCATAGGAGAAGAGTGTATAAAGATGATATTAATATGTACACCTTTAATTCTGCAAAAACATTTAGGAAAATAGTTAGTCCATCTAAAGGAAAAGGTTCAAAGACAAAATGTTGCACAGTTGAAGCACAGAATAGTAAGGCAGAATCCTCCAAAGTTTTACTGGAGAAGAACACAGATTTTCAGCTTAACCTTGAGGAAATGATAGTGGTGGATCAGTATGTAAATATATCATTCCTCAATAAAAAATCTACTAATGAAGACAATATTTCAAGTTCATTAAGAGAGGAGCTTAAGGAAATTAATAATCTTCAGCATGTTAAAAATGCTAACAGTAAGCTGTTACAAGAGGATGTTACTTGCAAACTAGTGCAAGAAAAAGATGCTGCCAATAAACTAATGCAAGAAAAAGATCCTGTTGGCAAACTAGTGCAAGAAAAAGATGCTGCCAATAAACTAATGCAAGAAAAAGATCCTGTCGGCAAACTAGTGCAAGAAAAAGGTACTGCAAGTAAACTAGTGCAAGAAAAAGGTACTGCAAGTAAACTAGTGCAAGAAAAAGGTACTGCAAGTAAACTAGTGCAAGAAAAAGATGCTGCAAGTAAACTAGTGCAAGAAAAAAGTACTGCAAGTAAACTAGTGCCAGAAAAAGGTGCTGCCACAAAACTAGTGCAAGAAAAAGGTGTTACCAGTCAACTAATGCCTAAAATAGATGCTGCTCATATGACAGTAGCAGGAAAGGGTGACACAAGTACACCAGTACAAAAAATAATGACTAGTACAGTTGTACAAGAAAAGAGGATGACCAGTATACCAGTACAAGAAAAGACTACTCATACACCTGTACAAGAAAAAACTACCAGTACACCTGTACCAGAGAAAACAGTGACCAGTACACCAATGTCAGAAAAGGTGACAAGTACACCAGTGCAAGAAAAGATTACCAGTATATCAGCACAAAAGACTACCAGTAGACAAGTAAAAGAAAAAATGTGTACACTGATGCAAGAAAAGACACAGACCCATACACCTTTAAAATTAAAGAtgaccagtacaccagtacaagAAAAGAAgactaccagtacaccagtacagGAAAAGAAgactaccagtacaccagtacaagAAAAGAAgactaccagtacaccagtgcAAGAAAAGAAgactaccagtacaccagtacaagAAAAGAAgactaccagtacaccagtacaagAAAAGAAGACTACCAGTACACCAATACACAAAAAGACGACTCTTGGTACACCAGTACAAGAAAAGAAGACTCTTGGTACACCAGTACAAGAAAAGAAGACTCTTGATACACCAGTACAAGAAAAGAAGACTCTTGATACACCAGTAAGAGAAAAGGGTACCAGTATACCTGTACAAGAAAAGATGACCAGTACACTGGCACAAGAAAAAAAgactaccagtacaccagtacaagAAAAGAAGGCTGTTGGTACACCAGTACAAGAAAAGGGTACCAGTATGCCTGTACAAGAAAAGAtgaccagtacaccagtacaagAAAAGAAGACTCTTGGTACACCAGTACAAGAAGAGCCGactcttggttcaccagtacaaGAAAAGACAACTCGTAATACACCTGTACAAGAAAAGACGACTCGTAATACACCAGTACAAGAAAAGGGTACCAGTTTACCCGTACAAGAAAAGATGACCAGTACACTGGTACAAGAAAAGAAgactaccagtacaccagtacaagAAAAGAAGACTCTTGATTTACCAGTACAAGAAAAGACGACTCTTGGTACACCAGTACAAGAAAAGAAgactaccagtacaccagtacaagAAAAGAAGACTCTTGGTACACCAGTACAAGAAAAGAAgactaccagtacaccagtacaagAAAACAAGACTCTTGGTACACCAGTACAAGAAAAGGGTACCAGTATACCTGTACAAGAAAAGATGACCAGTACACTGGTACAAGAAAAGAAgactaccagtacaccagtacaagAAAAGGCCAGTACATCTGTACAGAAGAAGATAACCATTACACCTGTGCCAGAGAAGATAATCAGTACACCTGTACAGGAGAAGATAATCAGTACACCTGTACTAGAGAAGATAATCAGTACACCTGTACAAGAGAAGATAACCAGTACACCTGTACAAGAAAAAACTAATACATCTGTGCAAAAAAAGAAGACAACTAGTAAACCTTTACAAGAAAAAAGTACTGGAACACCATTACAAGAAATGATGACCAGTACACTTGTACAAGACAAGATTCCTAGTACACTAGTAGAAAAAAAGGCCAGCACACTAGTACAAGAAAATACCTCTAGTAAACTAGCATCAAAAGATGAACTTGCTGTCATTTGCACAGAAAATTCTCAAGATATTTCTGAAATTGTAAAGAAAAAAAACCTTGCTGGGAAAGACAAGAAAAACACCGGTAAGCTGGTAAAAGATAATTCAGTCATAAGTAAAATAATACAAGACAAAAGTAATACCATTAATGTGGTACCAGACAAAAGTGACACTATTAAAGTAATACCAAACAAAAGTGATACCATTAAACCAGTACCAAACAAAAGTTATGCCATTAAACTGGTACCCAATAAAAGTTATGCCATTAAACTGGTACCAAGCAAAAGTTATGCCATTAAACTGGTACCAGACCAATGTGATACCATTAAACCAGTACCTAACAAAAGTGACACCATTAAACAAGTACCAAACAAAAGTGACACCATTAAACTGGTACCAGACAAAAGTGACACCATTAAACTGGTACCAGACAAAAGTGACACCATTAAACTGGTACCAGACAAAAGTGACACCATTAAACTGGTACCAGACAAAAGTGACACCATTAAACTGGTACCAGACAAAAGTGACACCATTAAACTGGTACCAGACAAAAGTGACACCATTAAACTGGTACCAGACAAAAGTGACACCATTAAACTGGTACCAGACAAAAATAATACCAGTAAATTAGTGCAAGACAAATTTTACCTGAAGAAACTGATACAAGTCATAAGTGACCCTGGAAAATCAGTTCAAGACAAACATAGCCCTGGTAAACCagagaaagaaaaaaatgttACCAGTCAACTGATACAAAGTAAGCATGGCTGCAGTGAACTGCTACAAAACAATCAAGATCCCAGTAAACTTCTAAATGTCTCTCATAATGTAGACCTGGGGAGTATTGCAGGTACTTCTGCTAATTTAATGCCACTAGGCATTAATGATGTTACAAAAACAAATGAGACACAAGAATATGTTACTAACATACATTCATCCAAAAAAAGTGGGATCAAGAGAAAAAAAACATTTAACTGTCCCATGCCAAAatctaaaaaaatagaaaaggaacaaaaatatttgccagtGGCACACCGGTCTCCTAGTAAGCGTAGAAGTGTTCGTTTGGAGAAAGTCACTAATGACTGTCCTGGCTGTTCAGAGCCAATAGATTTTACAACATTCATATTAAATACAGTGACATATGAATTATCTTTTTGGTGCAGAAAATGTGCCTGGGATATTATGTTCTTAGACTTTATAGGACCTATTAAGTCTTaa
- the LOC128691976 gene encoding serine-rich adhesin for platelets isoform X2: MFWSRRRPLKSFGSQPHNCICKSSFPVLDEKKLQSNACGETSVLVAEENVSTAKYGSQAQEADTSRISQIKENLVDVRKAELKEELQQLRAEGRVKVKKTEDIHKIKKRQTLCKTDKLSGICHNLKISDSENKSAKSAMIMTSQRKKDNLSILMNPSNTSLKAVDNISQNSDVKVYPPSETAEEFLISPRAQVTAEECYKVPISSSETKEAKRRDELLDAPAPVESTEEPKLLGNSFLKQSHVKQSRSLDQSSSSNADVMKSAEKSSVNGRSLAVILCNKCKMYFLCRKSINKHNSKCILKKNSCLVCRRVFSSSYLLNQHISSARHIASYLTTSFVSRQKLEHLIHRRRVYKDDINMYTFNSAKTFRKIVSPSKGKGSKTKCCTVEAQNSKAESSKVLLEKNTDFQLNLEEMIVVDQYVNISFLNKKSTNEDNISSSLREELKEINNLQHVKNANSKLLQEDVTCKLVQEKDAANKLMQEKDPVGKLVQEKDAANKLMQEKDPVGKLVQEKGTASKLVQEKGTASKLVQEKGTASKLVQEKDAASKLVQEKSTASKLVPEKGAATKLVQEKGVTSQLMPKIDAAHMTVAGKGDTSTPVQKIMTSTVVQEKRMTSIPVQEKTTHTPVQEKTTSTPVPEKTVTSTPMSEKVTSTPVQEKITSISAQKTTSRQVKEKMCTLMQEKTQTHTPLKLKMTSTPVQEKKTTSTPVQEKKTTSTPVQEKKTTSTPVQEKKTTSTPVQEKKTTSTPVQEKKTTSTPIHKKTTLGTPVQEKKTLGTPVQEKKTLDTPVQEKKTLDTPVREKGTSIPVQEKMTSTLAQEKKTTSTPVQEKKAVGTPVQEKGTSMPVQEKMTSTPVQEKKTLGTPVQEEPTLGSPVQEKTTRNTPVQEKTTRNTPVQEKGTSLPVQEKMTSTLVQEKKTTSTPVQEKKTLDLPVQEKTTLGTPVQEKKTTSTPVQEKKTLGTPVQEKKTTSTPVQENKTLGTPVQEKGTSIPVQEKMTSTLVQEKKTTSTPVQEKASTSVQKKITITPVPEKIISTPVQEKIISTPVLEKIISTPVQEKITSTPVQEKTNTSVQKKKTTSKPLQEKSTGTPLQEMMTSTLVQDKIPSTLVEKKASTLVQENTSSKLASKDELAVICTENSQDISEIVKKKNLAGKDKKNTGKLVKDNSVISKIIQDKSNTINVVPDKSDTIKVIPNKSDTIKPVPNKSYAIKLVPNKSYAIKLVPSKSYAIKLVPDQCDTIKPVPNKSDTIKQVPNKSDTIKLVPDKSDTIKLVPDKSDTIKLVPDKSDTIKLVPDKSDTIKLVPDKSDTIKLVPDKSDTIKLVPDKSDTIKLVPDKNNTSKLVQDKFYLKKLIQVISDPGKSVQDKHSPGKPEKEKNVTSQLIQSKHGCSELLQNNQDPSKLLNVSHNVDLGSIAGTSANLMPLGINDVTKTNETQEYVTNIHSSKKSGIKRKKTFNCPMPKSKKIEKEQKYLPVAHRSPSKRRSVRLEKVTNDCPGCSEPIDFTTFILNTVTYELSFWCRKCAWDIMFLDFIGPIKS; encoded by the exons GTGGTGAGACTTCAGTATTAGTAGCTGAGGAAAATGTAAGCACTGCAAAGTATGGAAGTCAAGCTCAGGAGGCAGATACCAGTAGAATTTCTCAAATAAAGGAGAATTTGGTGGATGTTAGGAAAGCTGAGCTTAAGGAAG AATTACAGCAGCTGAGGGCAGAGGGTCGAGTTAAAGTGAAAAAAACTGAAGACattcataaaataaaaaaaagacagACATTGTGCAAAACAGATAAATTATCAGGAATATGTCATAACTTAAAGATTTCAGATTCAGAAAACAAAAGTGCAAAATCTGCTATGATAATGACTTCGCAAAGAAAGAAAGATAATCTTTCAATATTAATGAACCCCTCAAATACTTCACTGAAAGCTGTTGATAATATATCACAGAATTCTGATGTGAAAGTTTATCCTCCTTCGGAGACAGCAGAGGAATTCTTAATATCACCGAGGGCTCAAGTAACTGCTGAAGAGTGTTACAAGGTTCCAATCTCAAGTTCAGAAACAAAAGAAGCCAAGAGAAGGGATGAGTTGTTGGATGCCCCAGCCCCAGTAGAGTCCACTGAAGagcctaaattattgggaaattCATTTCTAAAACAGAGCCATGTAAAACAAAGCCGATCACTTGAtcaaagcagcagcagtaatgcaGATGTAATGAAAAGTGCAGAAAAGTCATCTGTCAATGGTAGAAGTCTTGCTGTTATATTGTGTAACAAGTGCAAGATGTACTTTTTATGCAGGAAAAGTATAAATAAGCATAATTCCAAATGTATATTAAAGAAAAATTCTTGTTTAGTTTGTAGAAGAGTTTTTAGTTCCAGTTACCTTCTTAATCAGCATATTTCAAGTGCTAGGCATATTGCCTCGTATCTCACTACTTCCTTTGTATCTCGGCAAAAACTGGAGCATTTGATTCATAGGAGAAGAGTGTATAAAGATGATATTAATATGTACACCTTTAATTCTGCAAAAACATTTAGGAAAATAGTTAGTCCATCTAAAGGAAAAGGTTCAAAGACAAAATGTTGCACAGTTGAAGCACAGAATAGTAAGGCAGAATCCTCCAAAGTTTTACTGGAGAAGAACACAGATTTTCAGCTTAACCTTGAGGAAATGATAGTGGTGGATCAGTATGTAAATATATCATTCCTCAATAAAAAATCTACTAATGAAGACAATATTTCAAGTTCATTAAGAGAGGAGCTTAAGGAAATTAATAATCTTCAGCATGTTAAAAATGCTAACAGTAAGCTGTTACAAGAGGATGTTACTTGCAAACTAGTGCAAGAAAAAGATGCTGCCAATAAACTAATGCAAGAAAAAGATCCTGTTGGCAAACTAGTGCAAGAAAAAGATGCTGCCAATAAACTAATGCAAGAAAAAGATCCTGTCGGCAAACTAGTGCAAGAAAAAGGTACTGCAAGTAAACTAGTGCAAGAAAAAGGTACTGCAAGTAAACTAGTGCAAGAAAAAGGTACTGCAAGTAAACTAGTGCAAGAAAAAGATGCTGCAAGTAAACTAGTGCAAGAAAAAAGTACTGCAAGTAAACTAGTGCCAGAAAAAGGTGCTGCCACAAAACTAGTGCAAGAAAAAGGTGTTACCAGTCAACTAATGCCTAAAATAGATGCTGCTCATATGACAGTAGCAGGAAAGGGTGACACAAGTACACCAGTACAAAAAATAATGACTAGTACAGTTGTACAAGAAAAGAGGATGACCAGTATACCAGTACAAGAAAAGACTACTCATACACCTGTACAAGAAAAAACTACCAGTACACCTGTACCAGAGAAAACAGTGACCAGTACACCAATGTCAGAAAAGGTGACAAGTACACCAGTGCAAGAAAAGATTACCAGTATATCAGCACAAAAGACTACCAGTAGACAAGTAAAAGAAAAAATGTGTACACTGATGCAAGAAAAGACACAGACCCATACACCTTTAAAATTAAAGAtgaccagtacaccagtacaagAAAAGAAgactaccagtacaccagtacagGAAAAGAAgactaccagtacaccagtacaagAAAAGAAgactaccagtacaccagtgcAAGAAAAGAAgactaccagtacaccagtacaagAAAAGAAgactaccagtacaccagtacaagAAAAGAAGACTACCAGTACACCAATACACAAAAAGACGACTCTTGGTACACCAGTACAAGAAAAGAAGACTCTTGGTACACCAGTACAAGAAAAGAAGACTCTTGATACACCAGTACAAGAAAAGAAGACTCTTGATACACCAGTAAGAGAAAAGGGTACCAGTATACCTGTACAAGAAAAGATGACCAGTACACTGGCACAAGAAAAAAAgactaccagtacaccagtacaagAAAAGAAGGCTGTTGGTACACCAGTACAAGAAAAGGGTACCAGTATGCCTGTACAAGAAAAGAtgaccagtacaccagtacaagAAAAGAAGACTCTTGGTACACCAGTACAAGAAGAGCCGactcttggttcaccagtacaaGAAAAGACAACTCGTAATACACCTGTACAAGAAAAGACGACTCGTAATACACCAGTACAAGAAAAGGGTACCAGTTTACCCGTACAAGAAAAGATGACCAGTACACTGGTACAAGAAAAGAAgactaccagtacaccagtacaagAAAAGAAGACTCTTGATTTACCAGTACAAGAAAAGACGACTCTTGGTACACCAGTACAAGAAAAGAAgactaccagtacaccagtacaagAAAAGAAGACTCTTGGTACACCAGTACAAGAAAAGAAgactaccagtacaccagtacaagAAAACAAGACTCTTGGTACACCAGTACAAGAAAAGGGTACCAGTATACCTGTACAAGAAAAGATGACCAGTACACTGGTACAAGAAAAGAAgactaccagtacaccagtacaagAAAAGGCCAGTACATCTGTACAGAAGAAGATAACCATTACACCTGTGCCAGAGAAGATAATCAGTACACCTGTACAGGAGAAGATAATCAGTACACCTGTACTAGAGAAGATAATCAGTACACCTGTACAAGAGAAGATAACCAGTACACCTGTACAAGAAAAAACTAATACATCTGTGCAAAAAAAGAAGACAACTAGTAAACCTTTACAAGAAAAAAGTACTGGAACACCATTACAAGAAATGATGACCAGTACACTTGTACAAGACAAGATTCCTAGTACACTAGTAGAAAAAAAGGCCAGCACACTAGTACAAGAAAATACCTCTAGTAAACTAGCATCAAAAGATGAACTTGCTGTCATTTGCACAGAAAATTCTCAAGATATTTCTGAAATTGTAAAGAAAAAAAACCTTGCTGGGAAAGACAAGAAAAACACCGGTAAGCTGGTAAAAGATAATTCAGTCATAAGTAAAATAATACAAGACAAAAGTAATACCATTAATGTGGTACCAGACAAAAGTGACACTATTAAAGTAATACCAAACAAAAGTGATACCATTAAACCAGTACCAAACAAAAGTTATGCCATTAAACTGGTACCCAATAAAAGTTATGCCATTAAACTGGTACCAAGCAAAAGTTATGCCATTAAACTGGTACCAGACCAATGTGATACCATTAAACCAGTACCTAACAAAAGTGACACCATTAAACAAGTACCAAACAAAAGTGACACCATTAAACTGGTACCAGACAAAAGTGACACCATTAAACTGGTACCAGACAAAAGTGACACCATTAAACTGGTACCAGACAAAAGTGACACCATTAAACTGGTACCAGACAAAAGTGACACCATTAAACTGGTACCAGACAAAAGTGACACCATTAAACTGGTACCAGACAAAAGTGACACCATTAAACTGGTACCAGACAAAAGTGACACCATTAAACTGGTACCAGACAAAAATAATACCAGTAAATTAGTGCAAGACAAATTTTACCTGAAGAAACTGATACAAGTCATAAGTGACCCTGGAAAATCAGTTCAAGACAAACATAGCCCTGGTAAACCagagaaagaaaaaaatgttACCAGTCAACTGATACAAAGTAAGCATGGCTGCAGTGAACTGCTACAAAACAATCAAGATCCCAGTAAACTTCTAAATGTCTCTCATAATGTAGACCTGGGGAGTATTGCAGGTACTTCTGCTAATTTAATGCCACTAGGCATTAATGATGTTACAAAAACAAATGAGACACAAGAATATGTTACTAACATACATTCATCCAAAAAAAGTGGGATCAAGAGAAAAAAAACATTTAACTGTCCCATGCCAAAatctaaaaaaatagaaaaggaacaaaaatatttgccagtGGCACACCGGTCTCCTAGTAAGCGTAGAAGTGTTCGTTTGGAGAAAGTCACTAATGACTGTCCTGGCTGTTCAGAGCCAATAGATTTTACAACATTCATATTAAATACAGTGACATATGAATTATCTTTTTGGTGCAGAAAATGTGCCTGGGATATTATGTTCTTAGACTTTATAGGACCTATTAAGTCTTaa